One window from the genome of Lepisosteus oculatus isolate fLepOcu1 chromosome 25, fLepOcu1.hap2, whole genome shotgun sequence encodes:
- the necap2 gene encoding adaptin ear-binding coat-associated protein 2 isoform X2, which produces MRITSKGKMAYIRLEDKNSGELFAQAPVEQYPGIAVEGVADSSRYFVVRIEDGSGRHAFIGIGFADRGDSFDFNVALQDHFKWVRKEGELAREEASQSSVPKLDLGFKEGQTIKINIGNMKRKEKDGAPAAARSRPAGSGLLPPPPGVKGAGSHPTPGAEAVQPPSTDFDLGPPTVQPSGGTSGDLWGDFTAAPSSGSSQDSFGPGWVQF; this is translated from the exons ATGAGGATCACCTCCAAGGGGAAGATGGCCTATATCAGACTGGAGGACAAgaattcag GGGAGCTGTTTGCCCAGGCGCCAGTGGAGCAGTACCCCGGCATCGCAGTGGAGGGCGTCGCCGACTCCAGCCGCTATTTTGTGGTGCGGATTGAGGATGGCAGTG GGCGCCACGCGTTCATTGGGATCGGGTTTGCGGATCGTGGCGACTCCTTCGACTTCAATGTGGCTCTGCAGGACCACTTCAA GTGGGTGCGGAAGGAGGGGGAACTGGCCCGGGAGGAAGCCAGTCAGAGCTCTGTGCCCAAGCTGGACCTGGGCTTCAAGGAGGGGCAGACCATCAAGATCAACATCGGG AACATGAAGAGGAAGGAGAAGGATGGGGCTCCTGCCGCGGCCAGGTCTCGCCCAGCTGGCAGCGGGCTGCTGCCCCCACCCCCAGGGGTGAAGGGGGCTGGGTCCCACCCCACTCCAGGAGCAGAGGCAGTACAGCCCCCCAGCACAG ATTTTGACCTGGGGCCCCCCACAGTGCAGCCCAGCGGCGGGACATCAGGTGACCTCTGGGGTGACTTCACCGCAGCCCCCAG cTCCGGCTCCAGTCAGGACTCTTTCGGCCCAGGATGGGTGCAGTTCTAA
- the necap2 gene encoding adaptin ear-binding coat-associated protein 2 isoform X1, whose translation MADSSGYESVICVKPEVHVYRIPPRTSNRGYRAADWKLDEPAWTGRMRITSKGKMAYIRLEDKNSGELFAQAPVEQYPGIAVEGVADSSRYFVVRIEDGSGRHAFIGIGFADRGDSFDFNVALQDHFKWVRKEGELAREEASQSSVPKLDLGFKEGQTIKINIGNMKRKEKDGAPAAARSRPAGSGLLPPPPGVKGAGSHPTPGAEAVQPPSTDFDLGPPTVQPSGGTSGDLWGDFTAAPSSGSSQDSFGPGWVQF comes from the exons ATGGCGGACAGCAGCGGCTACGAGTCGGTGATCTGTGTGAAGCCGGAGGTTCACGTCTATCGCATCCCGCCCAGGACCTCCAACCGCGGGTACAG GGCGGCCGACTGGAAGCTGGATGAGCCGGCCTGGACGGGCCGCATGAGGATCACCTCCAAGGGGAAGATGGCCTATATCAGACTGGAGGACAAgaattcag GGGAGCTGTTTGCCCAGGCGCCAGTGGAGCAGTACCCCGGCATCGCAGTGGAGGGCGTCGCCGACTCCAGCCGCTATTTTGTGGTGCGGATTGAGGATGGCAGTG GGCGCCACGCGTTCATTGGGATCGGGTTTGCGGATCGTGGCGACTCCTTCGACTTCAATGTGGCTCTGCAGGACCACTTCAA GTGGGTGCGGAAGGAGGGGGAACTGGCCCGGGAGGAAGCCAGTCAGAGCTCTGTGCCCAAGCTGGACCTGGGCTTCAAGGAGGGGCAGACCATCAAGATCAACATCGGG AACATGAAGAGGAAGGAGAAGGATGGGGCTCCTGCCGCGGCCAGGTCTCGCCCAGCTGGCAGCGGGCTGCTGCCCCCACCCCCAGGGGTGAAGGGGGCTGGGTCCCACCCCACTCCAGGAGCAGAGGCAGTACAGCCCCCCAGCACAG ATTTTGACCTGGGGCCCCCCACAGTGCAGCCCAGCGGCGGGACATCAGGTGACCTCTGGGGTGACTTCACCGCAGCCCCCAG cTCCGGCTCCAGTCAGGACTCTTTCGGCCCAGGATGGGTGCAGTTCTAA
- the szrd1 gene encoding SUZ RNA-binding domain-containing isoform X2: MMFLRVNIRLCARAVQEIDRRLEEKLKISQKEKKSSRSPLKTAIVIQDDSLPAAPPPQIRILKRPSSNGSLSASQAAQRPLPQVKSLAQREAEYAEARRRILGSASPEDEPERALASVVHTERLVRVSAGPPEESRPHNHVIRQPAGPDGTQGFRQRR; the protein is encoded by the exons ATGATGTTTCTGAGGGTCAACATCCGGTTGTGTGCGCGCGCAGTGCAG GAGATAGACAGGAGGCTGGAGGAGAAGCTGAAGATCAGCCAGAAGGAGAA GAAGTCCAGCAGATCTCCCCTGAAGACGGCGATCGTTATCCAGGACGACTCTCTCCCGGCCGCGCCCCCTCCTCAGATCCGGATTCTGAAGCGCCCCTCCAGTAACGGGTCCCTCAGCGCCTCCCAGGCCGCGCAGCGCCCCCTGCCGCAGGTGAAGTCCCTGGCGCAGCGGGAGGCGGAGTACGCAGAGGCGCGCCGCCGCATCCTGGGCAGCGCCAGCCCGGAGGACGAGCCCGAGAGAGCGCTGGCCTCTGTGGTGCACACGGAAAG GCTGGTGCGAGTCAGCGCGGGCCCCCCGGAGGAGTCCCGGCCGCACAACCATGTGATCCGGCAGCCCGCCGGTCCCGACGGCACACAGGGCTTCCGGCAGCGCAGATAG
- the szrd1 gene encoding SUZ RNA-binding domain-containing isoform X1: MEDEEVAESWEEAADSGEIDRRLEEKLKISQKEKKSSRSPLKTAIVIQDDSLPAAPPPQIRILKRPSSNGSLSASQAAQRPLPQVKSLAQREAEYAEARRRILGSASPEDEPERALASVVHTERLVRVSAGPPEESRPHNHVIRQPAGPDGTQGFRQRR, from the exons ATGGAAGATGAAGAGGTTGCTGAGAGCTGGGAGGAAGCAGCAGACAGCGGG GAGATAGACAGGAGGCTGGAGGAGAAGCTGAAGATCAGCCAGAAGGAGAA GAAGTCCAGCAGATCTCCCCTGAAGACGGCGATCGTTATCCAGGACGACTCTCTCCCGGCCGCGCCCCCTCCTCAGATCCGGATTCTGAAGCGCCCCTCCAGTAACGGGTCCCTCAGCGCCTCCCAGGCCGCGCAGCGCCCCCTGCCGCAGGTGAAGTCCCTGGCGCAGCGGGAGGCGGAGTACGCAGAGGCGCGCCGCCGCATCCTGGGCAGCGCCAGCCCGGAGGACGAGCCCGAGAGAGCGCTGGCCTCTGTGGTGCACACGGAAAG GCTGGTGCGAGTCAGCGCGGGCCCCCCGGAGGAGTCCCGGCCGCACAACCATGTGATCCGGCAGCCCGCCGGTCCCGACGGCACACAGGGCTTCCGGCAGCGCAGATAG